The following coding sequences are from one Nicotiana tomentosiformis chromosome 3, ASM39032v3, whole genome shotgun sequence window:
- the LOC104085494 gene encoding LRR receptor-like serine/threonine-protein kinase RGI3, whose protein sequence is MPVYSWTLLFFFSSLFTILFSSSSALNPQGQALLSWKKSLNGSLDVLSNWDPTDETPCGWFGLTCNFNKEVVGLELKYVDLLGNAPYNFSSLLSLNKLVLSGTNLTGTIPKEIGILQGLKFLDLSDNALTGEIPSEICHLPKLEQLHINSNRLVGSIPEDIGNLTSIMWLIFYDNQLCGGIPSSIGNLKMLEIIRGGGNKNLEGPLPQEIGNCTNLIMLGLAETSISGFLPTSLGLLKRLETLAVYTSLLSGQIPPELGDCSELQNIYLYENSLTGSIPARLGNLKNLQSLLLWQNNFVGTIPPELGNCQQLQVIDISMNSLTGCIPESFGGLNSLQELQLSVNQISGRIPSQIGNCTALTHIELDNNEITGSIPWEFGNLSNLTLLFLWQNRLEGEIPSSISSCFNLEAVDLSQNALTGPIPKGIFNLQKLNKLLLLSNNLSGPIPPEIGNCSSLIRFRVSDNKLTGSVPPQIGKLKNLNFLDLGSNRLTGIIQPEISGCRNLTFLDLHSNSITGNLPVNLNQLGILQFIDVSDNLIEGTLSPSLGSLSSLTKLVLGKNRFSGPIPTELGSCMKLQLIDLSSNQLSGEIPASVGKIPGLEIALNLSWNQLLGEIPAEFAALDKLGVLDISHNQLSGDLHFLADLQNLVVLNVSHNNLSGHVPDTSFFAKLPLSVLAGNPELCFSGNQCSADRGGGVRRSKAARVAMIVLLCTACALLLAALYIILGGKIRNRRAHNYDLDGDNDVELGPPWEVTVYQKLDLSIADVAKCLTVANVLGRGRSGVVYKVNIPSGLTIAVKRFRASEKHSMSAFSSEIATLARIRHRNIVRLLGWAANRKTKLLFYDYLPNGTLGTFLHESCGGLIEWETRFKIALGVAEGLAYLHHDCVPPILHRDVKAQNILLGDRYEPCLADFGLARLMEEEPGSFSANPQFAGSYGYFAPEYACMLKITEKSDVFSFGVVLLEIITGKKPVDPSFPDGQHVIQWVRDHLKSKKDPVDVIDPRLQGHPDTQIQEMLQALGIALLCTSNRAEDRPTMKDVVALLKEIIHEHTTGPEAKKTSNNSSKMTDASSFSYSSSSVTPAQLLRLQGSFNCSLTHSSSSVSYNTTNQ, encoded by the exons ATGCCTGTTTATTCATGGACCCTCCtcttctttttctcctccttATTCACCATTCTCTTTTCTTCCTCCTCTGCCCTCAACCCACAAGGCCAGGCTCTTCTCTCTTGGAAGAAAAGCCTAAATGGATCATTAGATGTGTTGAGCAATTGGGATCCTACTGATGAAACTCCATGTGGCTGGTTTGGCCTCACTTGCAACTTCAATAAGGAAGTTGTTGGATTGGAATTGAAGTATGTAGACTTGCTTGGGAATGCTCCTTACAATTTTAGCTCATTGTTGTCTTTGAACAAGCTAGTTTTGTCAGGGACTAATCTTACTGGTACAATTCCAAAAGAGATTGGCATACTTCAGGGACTCAAGTTCTTGGACTTGAGTGACAATGCATTGACAGGTGAAATCCCAAGTGAAATTTGTCACTTGCCAAAGCTGGAACAACTTCATATCAATTCGAACCGGCTGGTCGGATCCATACCCGAGGATATTGGCAACCTCACAAGCATAATGTGGCTGATATTCTATGATAATCAGCTCTGTGGAGGAATTCCAAGTAGTATTGGCAATTTGAAAATGCTTGAGATCATTAGAGGAGGTGGCAACAAGAATCTTGAAGGTCCACTCCCTCAAGAAATTGGCAACTGTACTAATTTGATCATGCTAGGCTTGGCTGAAACCAGCATTTCTGGCTTTCTCCCTACTTCCCTCGGCCTGTTAAAAAGACTCGAAACACTTGCCGTTTACACTTCCTTACTCTCTGGCCAAATCCCACCGGAGCTTGGGGATTGCTCCGAGCTCCAAAACATCTATCTTTACGAAAATTCACTCACTGGTTCAATCCCAGCTCGGCTCGGGAacctcaaaaaccttcaaagccTTCTTTTATGGCAAAATAATTTTGTTGGAACAATCCCTCCAGAGCTTGGAAACTGTCAACAACTACAAGTCATCGACATTTCGATGAATTCATTAACCGGCTGCATTCCTGAATCATTTGGGGGATTGAATTCACTGCAAGAGCTGCAGCTAAGTGTCAATCAGATTTCGGGTCGGATTCCATCACAAATTGGAAACTGCACTGCTCTGACCCACATTGAGCTAGACAACAATGAGATCACCGGTTCCATACCATGGGAATTCGGGAACTTATCGAATTTAACTTTGCTATTCTTGTGGCAAAATCGCCTCGAGGGGGAAATCCCGTCTTCAATTTCCTCGTGCTTTAATCTCGAGGCTGTTGACTTGTCACAAAATGCGTTGACTGGCCCGATTCCTAAAGGTATATTCAATCTTCAGAAGCTGAACAAGCTACTCCTATTGTCTAATAATCTCTCTGGTCCCATTCCACCTGAGATAGGCAACTGTTCATCGCTGATTCGATTCCGGGTAAGTGATAACAAGCTGACCGGGTCAGTGCCGCCGCAGATTggaaaattgaagaacttgaatttCCTCGACCTCGGATCCAATCGTCTCACTGGAATCATTCAACCAGAGATCTCTGGATGCCGGAATCTGACTTTTCTAGACTTGCATTCCAACTCAATTACTGGCAATTTACCGGTGAATTTGAATCAGCTTGGTATCCTCCAATTCATTGATGTTTCTGATAATTTAATTGAAGGCACTTTGAGTCCAAGTCTCGGCTCACTGAGTTCACTCACCAAACTTGTTCTCGGAAAAAACAGGTTTTCTGGTCCGATTCCAACTGAACTCGGTTCCTGCATGAAGCTTCAGTTGATTGACTTGAGTAGTAACCAACTCTCCGGCGAGATTCCGGCGAGTGTTGGTAAAATTCCTGGCCTGGAAATTGCGCTGAACCTCAGCTGGAATCAGCTTTTGGGTGAAATTCCGGCAGAGTTCGCGGCGTTGGACAAGCTCGGTGTACTAGATATTTCTCATAATCAGCTTTCTGGTGACCTCCATTTTCTCGCAGACCTACAAAATCTCGTGGTTCTCAATGTCTCGCATAACAATTTATCGGGACACGTGCCTGATACCTCATTCTTCGCGAAGCTCCCACTCAGTGTGCTTGCTGGCAATCCAGAGCTTTGTTTCTCCGGCAACCAGTGCTCCGCCGATAGGGGTGGCGGTGTGCGGCGTAGCAAAGCGGCGAGGGTGGCTATGATAGTGTTGCTTTGCACTGCTTGTGCTCTCCTTCTGGCAGCTCTCTACATCATCCTCGGAGGCAAGATACGGAACCGTAGGGCCCACAATTACGATCTAGACGGCGACAATGACGTGGAACTGGGCCCACCATGGGAGGTCACGGTGTACCAAAAACTCGACTTATCTATCGCTGACGTGGCAAAATGTTTGACAGTTGCTAACGTCCTTGGCCGTGGTCGGTCTGGGGTTGTGTACAAGGTGAATATTCCGTCAGGATTAACGATCGCCGTTAAAAGATTCCGAGCATCGGAGAAGCACTCAATGTCGGCATTCTCGTCGGAGATTGCCACGCTGGCACGCATTCGGCATCGGAACATTGTTAGATTACTTGGATGGGCAGCTAATAGAAAGACTAAGCTATTGTTCTACGACTATTTACCCAATGGTACATTAGGTACATTTTTACATGAAAGTTGTGGAGGGTTAATTGAGTGGGAAACTAGATTCAAGATTGCACTCGGGGTGGCAGAGGGCTTAGCTTACTTGCACCACGACTGTGTGCCGCCCATCCTCCATCGCGACGTCAAGGCTCAGAATATTCTGTTAGGAGATCGTTACGAGCCATGTTTAGCTGATTTTGGACTTGCTAGACTCATGGAGGAGGAACCTGGTTCATTTTCAGCAAATCCCCAATTTGCTGGATCTTATGGCTACTTTGCTCCAG AGTATGCTTGTATGCTAAAGATTACAGAGAAGAGCGATGTTTTTAGCTTCGGAGTTGTGTTGCTAGAAATCATTACTGGGAAAAAGCCAGTTGATCCGTCCTTCCCTGATGGCCAACATGTTATACAATGGGTACGCGACCACCTAAAGAGCAAGAAAGATCCAGTTGATGTAATTGATCCAAGATTACAAGGACATCCTGATACACAAATTCAGGAAATGCTTCAAGCCCTTGGAATAGCCTTGTTGTGTACTAGTAATCGGGCTGAAGATCGGCCAACAATGAAAGATGTGGTGGCATTACTCAAGGAGATTATCCATGAGCATACAACAGGACCTGAAGCTAAAAAGACGTCAAACAACTCCTCAAAAATGACCGATGCTTCATCGTTTTCCTACTCATCTTCATCTGTGACTCCAGCCCAGTTGCTACGTCTCCAAGGGTCATTTAATTGCTCTCTTACTCACTCGTCTTCCTCTGTTAGTTATAACACCACGAACCAATAA